AGTCCTATAAACAGTGTAATATAGAAAATGTATATGAAGTGAACTCTCTCTTCCGCTAACTGTTCCTACCTGCTATTCCCCAGGTGGCGTGCATGCAGTTCATCAACATCGTCGTGCACTCAGTGGAGGACATGAACTTCAGGGTTCATCTACAGTATGACTTCACCAAGCTGTGTTTGGACGACTACTTAGATGTGAGTTGAGACATAATGCTGCAGGAAAATGGCTAGACAGACATTCTTCTGAACACTCACAGTCCAGAGCATAGGCTGTCATTAGAGTACCCCTGAGACAGCAACCACAGTCAATAATGGCTTTTCCATTACTTTAGAAACAGTGGTCAGCTTTGTAGTCCTTTGTCTACTGACTTTCTGCAGAAAGATCGATGTTATCCCAATGCAGTGAGCTGAAATCAAACTACAGCTCCTCTTCCCCAACTTGTTGTATCTGCTCTGCAGAAACTAAAGCACACAGAGAGTGATAAGCTGCAGGTCCAGATCCAGGCTTACTTGGATAATGTGTTTGACGTGGGAGCGCTGCTGGAGGACGCGGAGACCAAAAATGCTGCCCTGGAGCGggtggaggagctggaggagaaCATATCACATGTGAGAACCCTCTAGTATTGGTTGTACCCTTTGACTTGAGGCAAAGTTGCCTTTTTGATCTTATTTCTCTTGCAGCAGTCTGAATATTAACAATAGGAAGTTGATGGAATAGCAACTTGATATGGTGCAAaaggttttctttttgaaaaatgCAGAACTTTTAGGCCCTGACAGATCATTTTTAATCCAGATACATGAAAATATGAAACCCTCGTAGTGCCTCAGTATATTTCTGTGCTAACATGTTGATTTGAATGGTGTCTCTGCAGTTAGTTCAAATCACTGTGTAATCTTTTCTTCCTGATACTGTTCCCATAGATGACAGAGAAGCTGCAGGACATGGAGAATGAAGCCATGGCCAAAATTGTAGAGCTGGAGAAGCAGCTGATGCAAAGGAACAAGGAGCTGGAATCCATCAGGGTCAGACCCGCTTTCTCTACCTTGACATCAGTCCTTCAACTTGGTGATAGCTAGTTAAGCTTATCgtagaaaaaatgtaaaacattgccacacatatttttctgtttttctcataCGTTCCCTTTTTCTGTTTCCCTGTACCACACAGGAAGTCTATAAAGATGCCAGCTCGCAGGTGCACTCGCTGCGACTGATGTTGAAGGAGAAGGACGAGGCCATCCAGCGACAAAGTAAACTCGAGAAGAAGATCCACGAGCTGGAGAAGCAGGGCACCATCAAGATCCACAAGAAAGGAGACGGAGACATCTCAATCCTAACGTCGCCTCCCTCTGCTACGGAGGGCTCGCCGGGCGCCGTGATCGGCGGAAACGGTGTAGCCATCAGTCCAAACCATGTTGCACTTACGGCGGGCACGACTGTTCCACCTCCACCGCCTCCTCCGCCCCCGCCGCTTCCGATGAACGGCACACGTAGGTTCAATATTAGCTCAGAATTATTAGCTGGAGATAACCGAGCCGATAACAGCGGATCATTTTCTGTCAGCCTGAACTGTTTTTCTTACCCCTCTCCCAGTGTCAAACGGACCAACGTCAACaattccagcagcagcagcagctccccCGCCTCCGCCACCACCCCCTCCGCCTCCCCCGCCACCCCCAGGAATGCTGACAGAGACGTCAGCCCTCTccctcctccgcctcctccaGTGGCTCCCCCACTGCCCGGCTGTGGGACGCCCACCGTTATCATGAACTCTGGGTTAGCAGGTAAAGTCATCAAATCAACTGAGTCAATGTTCTTTAATGCATTGTGAAAATGTGTAGAATAGGGATTATGCACAATTTGTTCATATAGGATAATACAAGACGTGGTGTTTATGTGGCTCTGCTTTAGCActgctttattatttattccccCAGTATTATATTATTGATTTGCTTTAGTACATGTTTGCTGCTGTACACACAAACTTTGGAATATTACATAACAGCGGCTAATGTACTCAGCTGCTTCTAGTTTAGCTTGAGGCTATCTGATACATGTTGCCGCTGCTTCACAGTAAAGACCTTGTGTTCAGTGTTCACTCTCATACAGACTCAAACAACCTAGCTTCAATTCATAGTTCAAGGTTTGCAATCCTCTGCAACCTCTACTCGCCTTGCAGTGGCCGTGCAGAAGTCTCGGGGTGTCACTACGGCTTAATTTCTAATTAATGGGTGAGGGAGTTTGGGTAAAGGCGAGCCTGAGGTTGGCTTTTGAGGAGACACCACTTCTTGCCTTCGTGCTTTCTGGGAGATAAGTCTTTGTAGCTGAGATTattaagtattttttaaaataaaaccaaggTTTCATCAAACTCTGGTGTCAGGCTTGACTCAGGTCGTGACATTAAAGTTTTGAGCTTTAGATTTAGCTCACTGTCCCCCCTAAAAAATCAGCTggttcattttttcttttttgtttaatgAGCTGCTCTGAACTACTTTTTGATCAAAACCTCCCCTTGCTTTTCATAAAGTGCACAGAAATCACTGCATATGGAATCATATGGCGATTACtttaaatgcaaagaaaaaccaCAGTGAGTTTTAACAATTTAGCACGTGGGAAAACCTTGGTTGCTTAAAGATGTATTTTAGCCCTAAAGGAACTTTTGCCTCTTACTTTGTGCcagttttttaaacatttttatcacCAGTCACTTACAAGTGTTTCCTAGGACTGGCTGAATTCTTCAGCTCGGTATGATCTTAACAATCTTGTTACCGATGTGTCTCCTTTGCATAaaaatgtggggttttttgtaccGATTCTCCTGTAAAACTCCTTATCTTAATAAGTAATACTTTCAGCAGTGTCACTCTTACATTGTGGTCAAGAGTtatgtcaggaagggcatctggcgTAAGATTAAACACGCCAAATCgtctgctgtggtgacctctTGGGAGATAAGCGAGCAGCTGAAAGGACCGTCTAACTCCAGAGATACTGCTGGGAGGCTTTTTACTGTAGAGCTGCTGCCAGTTTGTGATGTACTGAGTTAGACAGTAGCCACTGATTGGCCTCATTTTAGTTGGTGGGCTCAAACAGAATATTAAAAAATGGCAATCAGATAAATAGAAAGACAGGAAcgtatttattatatatttggTTTCCCGTCTGTGTTGAGTAGAACGCCACAATACACGTTCAGACTTATTTACTCTGCTCAGTGGATTAGTATTGATAAGTGACCCTTGTGCGACTTGATGACTAAGTTCTGTCACTAATCAGATCTTACTGTATGTAGATGGGGGTAAATATTTCTCCCTTGGAGCGAAGATTCTTTACTGTACTGTGTGATTTGAGATGTGCATTAATTCTCACTAACCCTCCTTTTTATTTGTCTTAtaattgtttccttttttttgccgACCAGAGGGACCCATCAAACTCTTCTGTAGGTTATGCTTGTCgtgtttgctgttttgtccCCACCCCTCCCCTTTAGTGTCCCCCATTTCACTTCCCCcagttaaaaacacaaacctgtTTGCTGTATTCATCCATCTTCACAATTATTATATTCACGTTTCTCAAACACTTTCTGTCTTCTTTCACCATTTTCATTATCGTACGCTTGCCAACATGCTATATAAAGCAACACATCCCAAAACTAGTTTTCCCTTGAAAAACACAGCAATCTCCACATTTCTGTAGTATTACTCCTGTGTTTGTTTAAGTGTTTATCTGAATGAAATCTGGCAACATCAGAAAGACTTTAGTGCATGCTGGGGCGCAGTGACCTGCTGTGGCATGCAGATGATTAAAGCGATAGGCGCCGTGCATACCGGAATGCTGTTTACCTTTCCCATGACAGCCTTATCTTATTTGTCCCTGCTGACACCTTGTCCGTGTGGAGAATCAGGGCACCATGTCAATGTTCAGCTTCAATGAAGCAGCAGTGGTGGCTACAAATAGCTATAATCTGTCCAATAAATAGTTTGTCATCAGGCTTACCGCATACACCGTTTACTTAACAGATACACCGATCCCCTTTGGCCTTTATTGTCCAGCCAAAGGCTAAGAAGCTTTGCTCTATTTGGGgaaaaaatacatacaagtcagcgtactttctgttttgttttgaaggaCTTACAGAAAGCATTTAGTTAATGTAAATAACACAAAGTGGGACTTTGTTTTTAGAGATTAGACAGATATGGCATCTAGCTACCCAGAGAGTCATATCCATGTGTGTTACCAGTCCCAGGTACTTGTCTACCCTTTCACCTGCATGCTTATGTGAACTGTTGATTGTAGATAGacaccctgtgctaacttgtcTGTATTCTGTTTAAGCTGTTAAGATCAAGAAACCCATAAAGACCAAGTTCCGTATGCCCGTCTTCAACTGGGTGGCCCTGAAACCAAACCAGATCAATGGGACTGTTTTCAATGAGATTGATGATGAGAAGATACTGGAGGTAAAGCTCTCCGCTGATTCAGAGGTTACGCATCCATTTCCTGCTTATATCCCAGGAAAATGAATCACGAATTGACTGCTGTTGCTTTTTAGGACCTGAATGTTGATGAGTTCGAGGAGATGTTTAAGACGAAAGCCCAGGGCCCGCCCATCGACCTCACTGCAAGCAAGCAGAAGGTCATCCAGAAGGGGCCCAACAAGGTGGCTTTGCTGGACTCCAACAGAGCAAAGAACCTGGCCATCACGCTGAGGAAAGTGGGCAAGACACCCGAGGAGATCTGCAAAGCCATTCAATTGTAAGCCTTCGACCGGTGTTCCTGCATGCAGTCTGTTTTCCTAAACTCGCATGGCTGTATGCCTGTTTTTCTTATAAAATAGACTAATGATTCATAACACGTGTCCTCGTGACTCCTTATTATCCAGGTTTGATTTACGGACTCTGCCGGTGGACTTTGTGGAGTGTCTAATGCGCTTCCAGCCCACGGAGAACGAGATTAAAGTCCTGCGACAGTTCGAGAAGGAGCGCAAGCCTCTCGAAAGCTTGACGGATGAGGACCGCTTCATGATGCAGTTCAGTAAGATCGAGAGGCTCATGCAGAAGATGACCATCATGGCCTTCATCGGCAACTTCGCCGAAAGCGTGCAGATGCTTACACCGGTGAATAACGACGCTACGTTGTCATTCTTAATGTTTTTATGCTGCAACCTTAGAAAGCAACAGCGCTGTGCTGGATTTGATGTCTCATTCTCACCCACAGCAACTGCATGCAGTCATTGCAGCATCAGTGTCCATCAAGTCATCACAGAAGCTGAAGAAGATTTTAGAGGTAACGGAACCATTTGCGTCTGTTGTGACGCATCGTGTCGAATGCATGCGTGGTTTCCTTTTTCAATCTTGTTTGCTCCTGTCCTGCAGATTATCTTAGCACTTGGAAACTACATGAACAGCAGCAAAAGAGGAGCGGTGTATGGATTCAAGCTGCAGAGTTTAGACTTGGTAAGTTGCATTTTGTTACCTTTTAGCAAAACTTTAAAGAGTTTTAGAAAATGTTTCaacatgtctgttttttttttctttgcagctaCTTGATACCAAGTCTACAGACCGGAAACAAACATTATTACACTACATAGCCAATGTGGTTAAAGAGAAATACACACAAGTTTCCCTTTTCTACAATGAGATGCACTATGTGGAGAAAGCTGCAGCAGGTGAGTCATACAGTGAAGTTAAGTTGGGCGGAAGTGAACAGCACATAATCTGACTGCGCCTGTCAGTGCCACAGAGACAGAATCTTATCATGTTTCTCTTGGAGTAAACTCCAGAATTTAATTGTGTATTTCTTTCTCTAGCCAGTGGTGCAATTTATCCATCTAGATTATTGCAGTGTGAGTTGCCAACCTGTGCAGATGTGAGTTGTAGTCTGTTTTAGGGTGAAAGGCACCGTACACCCTGCATAGGTCAGCTGTCTATGATAGGGCGATTCACACCTATGGACAATTTAGAATAGAGACAAATGTAACAGGAGTAAAGGTAGTGAAGGTACATGAGTTTAAATATCTGGGGTCAACCATCTAAAGTAACcacagtgcacaagagaggtgaagaagagtacaggcagggtggagcaggtggagacgaGTGTCAGAGGATGGCAGGATGAGTAAAAGGAgtggtttacaagatggtagtgagaccggCTGTGATGTACAgtttggagatggtggcactgacaaaaGCAGAGCTCAAGATGTTGAGATTTTCAGTGGGAGCGACCACCAGGATGGATGAGATCAGggcggtttggagacaaagttagagggACAGGGCTGAGATgctttggacatgtgcagaggagggatagtggatataaaGTACAAACCATGCTGAATATGGAGCTACCAGGCAGGAGGGAAAGGGGAAGGTCGCAGAgcagattcatggatgtagtgaaggagggacatgcagagggttagTGTGACAGTGGAGGATGGGAGGATTAGGGTGAGAGGGAGtcagatgatccactgtggcgACTGCTAAAGGGAGCAGTTGGAAGAAGAAGTTAATCTACTCCATGCATGTCTCTGACTGTGAGAGGACGGGAATAGATAGAAAATAGCAGAGATGTAGAAAGCTAGACAACTCAGGCCACAACAATCtagatcaggggtccccaatctcagtccacgagggccggtgtccctgcaggttttagatctcaccctgggtcaacacacctgaatcacatgattagctcattatcaggcctctggagaacttcaagacatgttgaggaggtaatttatccattgaaatcagctgtgatggatcaaggacacatctaaaacctgcagggacaccggccctcgtggactgagattggggacccctgatctaGATGCTCAAACCACACTACAGCCCACATGAGAACAATGTGATTTTGATCCAGAAGATGATACACACTTTACATGTACAGGTTTGTGTCATGTAAGCTAAACTTCTCTGCGTTCACAGTGTCGCTGGAGAACGTCCTGCTGGATGTTAAGgagctgcagagaggcatgGAGCTGACCAAAAGAGAATACAGCATGCACGGCCACAACACCATGCTCAAAGAGTTCATTGCACACAATGAGAGCAAGCTAAAGAAGCTGCAGGATGATGCCAAGATCGCACAGGTAAAAGGGTGATTCGTGGCTCGCTGTCAGACACTGGGACATGTATTTGCATGCAAACGTGATTGGTCCACGTACAGTGAAGGCAATGAGTCTGCGTTACTTCATTTGACGGATATCTGTGCCTTTCGCTCtcgtttttgctttttttaaggATGCTTTTGATGAGGTGGTGAAATTCTTCGGAGAGAACGCCAAAACCACACCGCCATCAGTCTTCTTCCCTGTGTTTGTGCGATTTGTTAAGGCCTACAGGGTGAGTTGGATATTAGTCTCACACATTGGACAGAAACGGACAAAACACACACTTCTCTCCATGATAAATAGTAGTCTTCACTTCATTTAATTGAATGGAATTTGAACATGAATGTAAAATCTTCTCAGCAAGCGGAGGAGGACAATGAGCAAAGGAAAAGACAGGAGCAGATTATGCTGGAAAAACTTCTGGAGCAAGAAGCCATGATGGAGGAAGACCAGAAGGTAAGCACCCCACCTCCCACTCTTCTTTCCCAGTTCTCCAACTACCCTTTTCTACTTATCCCCAACCCCCTACTTTCTAGGACAGGAGTCTACAGAGGATCACAATGACCAGAAGGTAAGACAGCTCCACTTCCTCCCCTTCCGCTTCATCCTAATTTCCTCCAGACTCTTGATCACAGGATTAGTTGAGTGCCGACTGCCTGCTGGGCGCGCTTGTATCTAGTTCTGCAGTCTTACGCCCTGCTGAGTCACATCACATCAACTCAGAATCGGCGATTATACGACTTGAACGGTTCAATTAACTCACACACGCCTGAATGAACCGAGGCATTTTTTGAGCTGAAACAAATTACAAGTGGGAGAATCCTTTGTCAAATATATTCTACTTACTGGCAGTAACACTTTTATGTGTCTGTGTCTTCCTCAGTCTCCATCCCATAAGAGCAAGCGGCAGCAACAAGAGTTGATCCAGGAGCTCAGAAGGAAACAGGTGAAAGACAGTCGCCACGTCTACGAAGGCAAAGACG
This DNA window, taken from Oreochromis niloticus isolate F11D_XX linkage group LG16, O_niloticus_UMD_NMBU, whole genome shotgun sequence, encodes the following:
- the fmnl2a gene encoding LOW QUALITY PROTEIN: formin-like protein 2 (The sequence of the model RefSeq protein was modified relative to this genomic sequence to represent the inferred CDS: deleted 2 bases in 1 codon), which produces MGNAGSMDHHTDLRGHNMPLKLPMPDAGELEERFAIVLNSMNLPPDKARLLRQYDNEKKWELICDQERFQVKNPPHTYLQKLRSYLDPAVTRKKFRRRVQESTQVLRELEISLRTNHIGWVREFLNEENKGLDVLVDYLSFAQYAVTFDGECLENNPEAAMDKSKPWSRSIEDLHGGSTLPSPITGNGITRVGRHSTLRFNTLPSRRTLKNSRLVCKKDDVHVCIMCLRAIMNYQYGFNMVMSHPHAVNEIALSLNNKNPRTKALVLELLAAVCLVRGGHEIILSAFDNFKEVCMEEQRFEKLMEYFKNEDNNIDFMVACMQFINIVVHSVEDMNFRVHLQYDFTKLCLDDYLDKLKHTESDKLQVQIQAYLDNVFDVGALLEDAETKNAALERVEELEENISHMTEKLQDMENEAMAKIVELEKQLMQRNKELESIREVYKDASSQVHSLRLMLKEKDEAIQRQSKLEKKIHELEKQGTIKIHKKGDGDISILTSPPSATEGSPGAVIGGNGVAISPNHVALTAGTTVPPPPPPPPPPLPMNGTLSNGPTSTIPAAAAAPPPPPPPPPPPPPPPGMLTETSPLPPPPPPVAPPLPGCGTPTVIMNSGLAAVKIKKPIKTKFRMPVFNWVALKPNQINGTVFNEIDDEKILEDLNVDEFEEMFKTKAQGPPIDLTASKQKVIQKGPNKVALLDSNRAKNLAITLRKVGKTPEEICKAIQLFDLRTLPVDFVECLMRFQPTENEIKVLRQFEKERKPLESLTDEDRFMMQFSKIERLMQKMTIMAFIGNFAESVQMLTPQLHAVIAASVSIKSSQKLKKILEIILALGNYMNSSKRGAVYGFKLQSLDLLLDTKSTDRKQTLLHYIANVVKEKYTQVSLFYNEMHYVEKAAAVSLENVLLDVKELQRGMELTKREYSMHGHNTMLKEFIAHNESKLKKLQDDAKIAQDAFDEVVKFFGENAKTTPPSVFFPVFVRFVKAYRQAEEDNEQRKRQEQIMLEKLLEQEAMMEEDQKSPSHKSKRQQQELIQELRRKQVKDSRHVYEGKDGAIEDIITVLKTVPFTARTAKRGSRFFCESALNEEYHY